The Deinococcus sedimenti genome window below encodes:
- the recR gene encoding recombination mediator RecR, translated as MKYPPSLVALIRELSRLPGIGPKSAQRLAFHLFEQPREDIERLSRALLEAKRDLHTCPVCFNITDADRCDVCSDPSRDQSVICVVEEPGDVIAIERSGEYRGLYHVLHGVLSPMNGVGPDKLHIRPLLPRVQEGQEIILATGTTVEGDATALYLQRLLEPLGAVVSRIAYGLPVGGALEYADEVTLGRALAGRQRVSKPQG; from the coding sequence GTGAAGTACCCTCCGTCGTTGGTGGCGCTCATCCGTGAGCTGTCGCGTCTGCCCGGGATCGGGCCCAAGAGCGCGCAGCGGCTGGCGTTCCACCTGTTCGAGCAGCCGCGCGAAGACATCGAGCGCCTGTCGCGGGCGCTGCTGGAAGCCAAGCGGGACCTGCACACCTGCCCGGTGTGTTTCAACATCACGGATGCGGACCGCTGCGACGTGTGCAGCGACCCCAGCCGCGACCAGAGCGTGATCTGCGTCGTGGAGGAACCCGGCGACGTGATCGCCATCGAACGCAGCGGCGAGTACCGCGGCCTGTATCACGTGCTGCACGGCGTACTGAGCCCCATGAACGGGGTGGGACCGGACAAACTGCACATCCGCCCACTGCTGCCACGCGTGCAGGAGGGGCAGGAGATCATCCTGGCGACCGGCACGACCGTGGAGGGTGACGCGACCGCGCTGTACCTTCAGCGGCTGCTGGAGCCCCTGGGCGCAGTCGTGAGCCGCATCGCGTACGGCCTGCCGGTGGGCGGCGCGCTGGAGTACGCCGACGAGGTCACGCTGGGCCGCGCGCTGGCCGGGCGGCAGCGCGTCAGCAAACCGCAGGGCTGA
- a CDS encoding polysaccharide deacetylase family protein: MARRRRALGGAAFLLVPAVLAELLGRAAGWGALGHGPRDGWKVAVTFDDGPGDRTRELLEILAQYGARGTFFVTRPAAQAHPELLDAIEAAGHTLDAHGVWHRHALTLTPWMEWAQVAWHPRPQRVGLHLYRPPYGGHSPLTRLFARLAGRQVALWDTESRDWTDAEPASLAAQTLARVQPGSVILLHDGPAGTPALLDALLRGLQERGLAVVPMHELPPQRIILLGGLKRLRDSYGA; the protein is encoded by the coding sequence GTGGCGCGGCGGCGTAGGGCGCTCGGCGGGGCGGCGTTCCTGCTGGTGCCCGCCGTGCTCGCGGAACTGCTGGGCCGCGCCGCCGGGTGGGGCGCGCTGGGACACGGACCCCGCGACGGCTGGAAGGTGGCCGTGACCTTCGACGACGGACCGGGTGACCGCACCCGTGAACTGCTGGAGATTCTGGCGCAGTACGGCGCGCGCGGCACGTTCTTCGTGACCCGACCGGCCGCTCAGGCCCACCCGGAGCTGCTAGACGCCATCGAGGCCGCCGGGCACACCCTGGACGCCCACGGCGTCTGGCACCGTCACGCGCTGACCCTGACGCCCTGGATGGAGTGGGCGCAGGTCGCGTGGCACCCCCGCCCGCAGCGGGTGGGCCTGCACCTGTACCGCCCTCCGTACGGGGGGCACAGCCCGCTGACCCGCCTGTTCGCCCGGCTGGCGGGACGGCAGGTGGCGCTATGGGACACCGAGAGCCGTGACTGGACGGACGCCGAGCCCGCATCCTTGGCCGCGCAGACCCTGGCGCGCGTGCAGCCGGGCAGCGTGATCCTGCTGCACGACGGTCCGGCCGGAACGCCCGCGCTGCTGGACGCGCTGCTGCGCGGCCTTCAGGAGCGTGGGCTGGCGGTCGTGCCCATGCATGAACTGCCCCCGCAGCGCATCATCCTGCTCGGCGGGCTGAAGCGTCTACGCGACAGTTACGGCGCGTGA
- a CDS encoding PH domain-containing protein: MTSLPVQVEEMPRWWPAARLLLLLPLLILPALLLLPPVLKLPVYSVQGGTLTARSLGARVVILPGTPVQSRAVTLRGKIIGSALPGYTVGLFRTPEGRAQVFSDGSEGRAALEFATRPPTVLTPADPQALLRAWQARENATFRPARPARPDWTLLLLLPLVPLAVLLLARPRLTYRLDGDVLTVRTAAATLRFPRHDTRAALTHTPLGARLFGTATPGYYTGTFISRAGTGGKIQAAAGAARPDQAVILTHHDREYYLTPSDPQALIDWFRSGTIPQVGHPAGS; the protein is encoded by the coding sequence ATGACATCGCTCCCCGTTCAGGTCGAGGAAATGCCGCGCTGGTGGCCCGCCGCGCGCCTGCTGCTGCTCCTTCCCCTGCTGATCCTGCCAGCCCTGCTGCTGCTCCCGCCCGTGTTGAAGCTGCCGGTGTACTCCGTGCAGGGCGGGACCCTCACGGCTCGGTCGCTGGGCGCCCGGGTCGTCATTCTGCCCGGCACGCCCGTCCAGTCGCGGGCCGTGACGCTGCGCGGCAAGATCATCGGCAGCGCCCTGCCGGGGTACACCGTCGGCCTGTTTCGCACGCCTGAAGGCCGCGCCCAGGTGTTCAGCGACGGTTCCGAGGGACGCGCGGCGCTGGAGTTCGCCACCCGGCCGCCCACCGTTCTGACGCCCGCCGACCCGCAGGCGCTGCTGCGCGCCTGGCAGGCCAGAGAGAACGCCACCTTCCGGCCCGCCCGACCGGCCAGGCCCGACTGGACACTGCTGCTCCTGCTGCCGCTCGTACCCCTCGCTGTTCTCCTGCTCGCCCGGCCGCGCCTGACCTACCGGCTGGACGGTGACGTCCTGACCGTCCGGACCGCCGCGGCCACCCTGCGATTCCCCCGGCACGACACCCGCGCCGCCCTGACGCACACCCCCCTGGGCGCGCGGCTGTTCGGCACCGCCACACCCGGTTACTACACCGGCACGTTCATCAGCCGCGCCGGAACCGGCGGGAAGATCCAGGCCGCAGCGGGCGCCGCACGCCCGGATCAGGCCGTGATCCTCACCCACCACGACCGGGAGTACTACCTGACACCCAGCGACCCGCAGGCGCTGATCGACTGGTTCAGGTCCGGCACTATCCCCCAGGTTGGCCACCCGGCCGGGAGTTGA
- a CDS encoding DUF805 domain-containing protein yields MQMHEFMDVVRHYATFTGRARRLTFWMFILTGILLAAGLALIDEALGLRVSTRPDDDGLLVSLLTLALLLPTIAVTVRRLHDTGRSGSNLWLLLIPLFGWLTLLAWLSEDGQPRTNKWGADPMSATGRVPTPAQND; encoded by the coding sequence ATGCAGATGCACGAATTCATGGACGTCGTCCGCCACTACGCCACATTCACGGGCCGCGCCCGGCGGCTTACATTCTGGATGTTCATCCTGACCGGCATCCTCCTCGCGGCGGGCCTTGCCCTGATCGACGAGGCGCTCGGTCTGCGCGTCAGTACCAGACCGGACGATGACGGACTGCTGGTCAGTCTCCTGACTCTCGCCCTGCTCCTGCCCACCATCGCCGTGACTGTGCGCCGCTTGCATGACACTGGTCGTTCGGGCTCGAATCTCTGGTTGCTCCTGATTCCCCTGTTCGGCTGGCTCACGTTGCTCGCCTGGCTGTCAGAGGACGGTCAACCCAGGACCAACAAATGGGGTGCCGATCCGATGTCTGCCACCGGACGTGTTCCCACTCCTGCGCAGAACGATTGA
- a CDS encoding peroxiredoxin encodes MPISTGDHIPTLDLTQDNGRPYAPAADRWRVLFFFPKTATSHCQLQARQYQAHLADFQALNVDVVGINGDPRQEQLKFRGVCQLDYPLLNDQAQRVSAQFDLLDDPWPGEQVRRPRRETFLVDPHGVVRRHWTQVEPGQDAAAVLGSVRDLLAGESSQLLV; translated from the coding sequence ATGCCCATTTCCACCGGTGATCACATTCCGACCCTGGACCTCACGCAGGACAACGGCCGACCCTACGCTCCGGCCGCGGACCGCTGGAGGGTGCTGTTCTTCTTCCCGAAAACCGCCACCTCCCACTGTCAGCTGCAGGCGCGGCAGTATCAGGCGCACCTCGCGGACTTTCAGGCGTTGAACGTGGACGTGGTGGGCATCAACGGCGATCCGCGTCAGGAGCAGCTGAAGTTCCGCGGTGTCTGCCAGCTGGACTACCCGCTGCTGAACGATCAGGCGCAGCGGGTCAGCGCGCAGTTCGACCTGCTGGACGACCCGTGGCCCGGCGAGCAGGTCCGCCGCCCCCGCCGCGAGACGTTCCTGGTGGACCCGCACGGCGTCGTGCGGCGCCACTGGACGCAGGTCGAGCCCGGTCAGGACGCCGCAGCGGTGCTCGGCAGCGTGCGGGACCTGCTGGCCGGCGAGTCCTCTCAGCTGCTGGTGTGA
- the infC gene encoding translation initiation factor IF-3 — MMNIAKEHKVNEQIRVRQIRLIGAEGEQVGIIDTRDAMNMAREAGMDLVMVSPQAVPPVCRLLDYGRFRYEQQQNEKENRKRARAQEVKAIKFRVKIDDHDFNTKTGHVRRFLEEGHKVKVTIMFRGRERTHPELGERILVRVAESLADIGAPEGTPSMMGMDMNMIMTPRAEKPAKKERSAEDAPSAPATAAEPAPSEPVANAGA; from the coding sequence GTGATGAACATAGCGAAAGAACACAAGGTCAACGAGCAGATCCGCGTGCGCCAGATCCGACTGATCGGCGCCGAAGGCGAGCAGGTGGGCATTATTGACACTCGCGACGCCATGAACATGGCCCGCGAGGCCGGGATGGACCTCGTCATGGTCAGCCCGCAGGCCGTCCCCCCCGTCTGCCGCCTGCTCGACTATGGCCGGTTCCGCTACGAGCAGCAGCAGAACGAGAAGGAAAACCGCAAGCGCGCCCGCGCCCAGGAAGTCAAGGCGATCAAGTTCCGCGTCAAGATCGACGACCACGACTTCAACACCAAGACCGGGCACGTGCGCCGCTTCCTGGAAGAAGGGCACAAGGTCAAGGTCACGATCATGTTCCGCGGCCGTGAACGCACCCACCCGGAACTCGGCGAGCGCATCCTGGTGCGCGTCGCGGAGTCCCTGGCGGACATCGGCGCGCCCGAAGGCACCCCGAGCATGATGGGCATGGACATGAACATGATCATGACCCCCCGCGCCGAGAAGCCCGCGAAGAAGGAACGCTCCGCCGAGGACGCCCCCAGCGCCCCGGCCACCGCCGCCGAGCCCGCCCCCAGCGAGCCCGTGGCGAACGCTGGCGCGTAA
- a CDS encoding GNAT family N-acetyltransferase yields MPLTVRPLTPSDFPQVRPMLLDMGFVEDETELAARFPAFCVHPEWVALGAFRDGVLRGYAAAQDYGPHLRSGNSHRTAKLHDLYTAPEVRGQGVGRTLMLGMEAWAQARSARYLFWYANLREATPADERMGYTPGAEAQEGYRFFEVDFSDRTSRQPHPERGS; encoded by the coding sequence GTGCCCCTCACTGTGCGACCACTCACCCCGTCCGACTTTCCCCAGGTCCGGCCGATGCTGCTCGACATGGGGTTCGTGGAGGACGAAACCGAGCTGGCGGCGCGCTTTCCGGCGTTCTGCGTCCATCCGGAGTGGGTGGCGCTGGGCGCGTTCCGGGACGGGGTGCTGCGGGGGTACGCGGCGGCGCAGGACTACGGGCCGCACCTTCGCTCCGGGAACAGTCACCGCACGGCGAAACTGCACGACCTGTACACGGCACCTGAGGTTCGGGGTCAGGGCGTGGGCCGGACGTTGATGCTTGGCATGGAGGCGTGGGCGCAGGCGCGGAGCGCGCGCTACCTGTTCTGGTACGCCAACCTGCGGGAGGCGACGCCCGCCGACGAGCGCATGGGGTACACGCCGGGTGCGGAGGCGCAGGAGGGGTACCGCTTCTTCGAGGTGGACTTCAGCGATCGCACGTCGCGCCAGCCGCACCCGGAGCGGGGCTCGTGA
- a CDS encoding GNAT family N-acetyltransferase, producing the protein MNLTAHFTPRTAVTPELETELRTLLIAAYPQFADFWAGTSYWGSEPEWHLWLVDPAGTPAAQLGCGRRVAEVGGREVTLVGVGGVATHPSVQGRGVGRRLLRELRAFLHTLPDVQFAFLQCREEVVPFYERGGFVRVPGAAQYLDPDEGQWVTDAGPTLILPVQAALRDWPPGETVNLRGLPW; encoded by the coding sequence GTGAACCTGACCGCGCACTTCACACCCCGCACGGCGGTCACCCCGGAGCTGGAGACTGAGTTACGGACCCTGCTGATCGCGGCTTACCCGCAGTTCGCGGACTTCTGGGCGGGCACGTCGTACTGGGGCAGCGAACCCGAGTGGCACCTGTGGCTGGTCGACCCGGCAGGCACGCCTGCCGCGCAACTGGGCTGCGGGAGGCGCGTCGCGGAGGTCGGCGGGCGCGAGGTCACGCTGGTGGGCGTCGGTGGGGTCGCCACGCACCCCTCGGTTCAGGGGCGGGGCGTGGGCCGCCGCCTGCTGCGGGAGCTGCGCGCCTTCCTGCACACGCTGCCGGATGTGCAGTTCGCGTTCCTCCAATGCCGGGAGGAGGTCGTCCCGTTCTACGAGCGGGGCGGTTTCGTCCGCGTGCCGGGTGCCGCGCAGTACCTCGACCCGGACGAGGGGCAGTGGGTGACGGACGCCGGTCCCACCCTGATCCTCCCCGTGCAAGCGGCCCTGCGTGACTGGCCGCCAGGGGAGACGGTGAACCTGCGCGGGCTACCGTGGTGA
- a CDS encoding metallophosphoesterase: protein MGVLLSGVLGACAPALTDPVTIPDVRASLPVLPQAQVRVVVMGDQGTGTDVQRRVAAAMQGVCAREGCDLGVALGDNFYPAGPKDVNSPLFRERFADVYGPLGFPFLVVPGNHDESWLVGGDGADARGADVQVAYSRVNPQWVMPARTYRAPVGALAEFFGVDTAPLAAYLPGLRPSERPGGAWDQAQRAWLSGAVRGSGARWRLVLGHHPLFSNGKHGNAGAYDRFPFEFQKGGAVRDLYGSVCGAADLILSGHVHALEVFAPQPECPGTWTAVSGAAGEVGGGASGSHAAAFAAFGQPGFLRLDLTPTELVVTAYTVAVDGTVTAREAARIKKG, encoded by the coding sequence GTGGGGGTACTGCTCAGCGGAGTCCTCGGGGCCTGCGCACCAGCCCTGACCGACCCGGTCACAATTCCTGACGTCAGGGCCTCACTGCCCGTCCTGCCGCAGGCGCAGGTGCGGGTCGTGGTGATGGGGGACCAGGGGACCGGCACGGACGTGCAGAGGCGCGTGGCGGCGGCCATGCAGGGCGTGTGCGCGCGGGAGGGCTGTGACCTGGGCGTGGCGCTGGGCGACAATTTCTATCCGGCTGGGCCGAAGGACGTAAATTCGCCGCTGTTCCGGGAGCGGTTCGCGGACGTGTACGGCCCGCTGGGGTTTCCGTTTCTGGTGGTGCCGGGCAATCATGACGAGTCGTGGCTGGTGGGCGGTGACGGCGCGGATGCGCGTGGCGCGGACGTGCAGGTGGCGTACTCGCGCGTGAATCCGCAGTGGGTGATGCCTGCGCGCACCTACCGTGCGCCGGTGGGGGCACTGGCGGAGTTCTTCGGCGTAGATACCGCGCCGCTGGCGGCGTACCTGCCGGGCCTGCGGCCCTCAGAGCGGCCCGGTGGGGCGTGGGATCAGGCGCAGCGGGCGTGGCTGTCGGGCGCGGTGCGGGGCAGCGGGGCGCGCTGGCGGCTGGTGCTTGGGCATCACCCGCTGTTCAGTAACGGGAAGCACGGGAACGCCGGGGCGTACGACCGGTTCCCGTTCGAGTTCCAGAAGGGCGGCGCGGTGCGGGACCTGTACGGGTCGGTGTGCGGCGCGGCGGATCTGATCCTGAGCGGGCACGTGCACGCGCTGGAGGTCTTCGCGCCGCAGCCGGAGTGTCCCGGCACGTGGACGGCGGTGTCCGGCGCGGCGGGCGAGGTGGGGGGAGGTGCATCGGGCTCGCACGCGGCGGCCTTCGCGGCCTTCGGTCAGCCGGGCTTCCTGCGCCTGGACCTCACGCCCACCGAGCTGGTCGTCACGGCGTACACGGTCGCGGTCGATGGCACCGTGACGGCGCGCGAAGCCGCACGGATAAAGAAGGGGTGA
- a CDS encoding glutaredoxin family protein: protein MIKMYTTTWCPDCHAAKRALTSKGLAFEEINIEQDDSAAQYVMSVNGGKRSVPTLVHGDTAASLSGFRPQKLDAFLAQAGL from the coding sequence ATGATCAAGATGTACACCACCACCTGGTGCCCCGACTGCCACGCCGCCAAACGCGCCCTGACCAGCAAGGGCCTCGCGTTCGAGGAAATCAACATCGAGCAGGACGACAGCGCCGCCCAGTACGTCATGAGCGTCAACGGCGGCAAACGCAGCGTCCCCACCCTCGTGCACGGCGACACCGCCGCCAGCCTCAGCGGCTTCCGCCCCCAGAAACTCGACGCGTTCCTGGCCCAAGCCGGACTGTAA
- a CDS encoding amylo-alpha-1,6-glucosidase, translated as MRRLRAMLARMDAAPVTFPFGSLTARTPDLEVLLTDGLGGFALSSLAGVPTRCYSGLVASQLPPVQRRTHLVSPLEVLRVPGADGVRETTLHALEIAPDTFEGEGLRWLTGASLSDLLPEREQLFAGVRVRRRAFMPRGSGAVVFLYDVQSRDPVALRLGGFFVDRDMHVVHERVPTLAFHGAGREVTVQGEAQTRVQVHAPGAVIDALDPRPAPQRVHYRHDLARGEPDTESTLGTPLWELSFPAGGGRAALVVQAVTPGVAQALVLDPWAAYADEAARRRELAVRAQVTTGVPDELVATLAVAADAYLVRRTQPQGVTVIAGYPWFADWGRDSMIALTGLTLLTGRHAEARDLLGTFLRSLRRGLTPNNFHDDGQGAGYNTVDGALWLAVALERYVAVTGDATFAREALPQLRDLLDWHVRGTDHGIRMDPADGLLLAGEAGVQLTWMDVKIEGWVVTPRHGKPIEVQGLWLAALGAESRLSAALGEEARFADTLARAQASFAAFWQGAYVDTLAADGTPDRSVRPNVAIALALPDTPTSPALVAATTAQLESELLSPVGLHTLSPLDGRYRGNYGGAQVQRDAAYHQGTVWPWPLTAFVELLLAQGEVGRARAALRGLSGHVLEAGLGHVSEVFAGDSLRPGGCPFQAWSVAELLRAHVLVSHAEAQAAGTQSPA; from the coding sequence ATGCGGCGCCTTCGTGCCATGCTGGCGCGCATGGACGCCGCGCCCGTCACCTTTCCCTTCGGTTCCCTGACCGCCCGCACCCCGGACCTGGAGGTCCTGCTGACCGACGGGCTAGGCGGCTTCGCGCTGAGCAGCCTGGCGGGCGTCCCGACCCGCTGCTACTCGGGGCTAGTGGCCAGTCAGCTGCCGCCGGTGCAGCGGCGCACGCATCTGGTCTCGCCGCTGGAGGTGCTGCGCGTGCCCGGCGCGGACGGCGTGCGCGAGACGACCCTGCACGCCCTGGAGATCGCCCCGGACACCTTCGAGGGCGAGGGGCTGCGCTGGCTGACCGGCGCGTCGCTGAGCGACCTGCTGCCCGAGCGGGAGCAGCTGTTCGCGGGCGTGCGGGTGCGCCGCCGGGCGTTCATGCCGCGCGGGTCGGGCGCGGTGGTGTTCCTGTACGACGTCCAGAGCCGCGATCCGGTGGCGCTGCGGCTGGGGGGTTTCTTCGTGGACCGGGACATGCACGTCGTGCACGAGCGGGTGCCCACGCTGGCCTTCCACGGGGCGGGCCGCGAGGTGACGGTGCAGGGCGAGGCGCAGACGCGGGTGCAGGTACACGCGCCGGGCGCGGTGATCGACGCCCTGGACCCCCGGCCCGCGCCCCAGCGGGTGCATTACCGGCACGATCTGGCGCGCGGCGAGCCGGACACCGAGTCCACCCTGGGCACGCCGCTGTGGGAACTGAGCTTCCCGGCGGGCGGGGGGCGCGCGGCGCTGGTGGTGCAGGCGGTCACGCCGGGCGTGGCGCAGGCGCTGGTTCTCGACCCGTGGGCGGCGTACGCCGACGAGGCCGCGCGCCGCCGCGAACTGGCCGTGCGGGCGCAGGTCACGACGGGCGTGCCGGACGAACTGGTCGCCACGCTGGCCGTCGCGGCGGACGCGTACCTGGTGCGGCGGACGCAGCCGCAGGGCGTGACGGTCATCGCCGGGTACCCGTGGTTCGCGGACTGGGGCCGCGACTCGATGATCGCCCTGACGGGCCTGACCCTGCTGACCGGGCGGCACGCCGAGGCGCGCGACCTCCTGGGCACGTTTCTGCGCAGCCTGCGCCGGGGCCTGACGCCGAACAACTTCCACGACGACGGGCAGGGCGCCGGGTACAACACGGTGGACGGCGCGCTGTGGCTGGCGGTCGCGCTGGAACGCTACGTGGCCGTCACCGGCGACGCGACCTTCGCGCGGGAGGCCCTGCCGCAGCTGCGCGACCTGCTGGACTGGCATGTGCGCGGCACCGATCACGGCATCCGCATGGACCCGGCGGACGGGCTGCTGCTGGCCGGGGAGGCCGGCGTGCAGCTCACGTGGATGGACGTGAAGATCGAGGGCTGGGTCGTCACGCCCCGCCACGGGAAGCCCATCGAGGTGCAGGGCCTGTGGCTGGCCGCACTGGGCGCCGAGTCGCGCCTGTCGGCGGCGCTGGGTGAGGAGGCGCGCTTCGCGGACACCCTGGCGCGCGCGCAGGCCAGCTTCGCGGCGTTCTGGCAGGGCGCGTACGTGGACACACTGGCGGCGGACGGCACGCCGGACCGCAGCGTCCGCCCGAACGTGGCGATCGCGCTGGCGCTGCCGGACACGCCCACCAGCCCGGCGCTGGTCGCCGCGACGACCGCGCAGCTGGAATCGGAACTCCTCTCCCCCGTCGGGCTGCACACGCTGTCCCCGCTGGACGGGCGGTACCGGGGCAATTACGGGGGCGCGCAGGTGCAGCGGGACGCGGCGTACCACCAGGGGACCGTGTGGCCCTGGCCGCTGACAGCGTTCGTGGAGCTGCTGCTGGCGCAGGGCGAGGTCGGACGGGCGCGGGCGGCGCTGCGCGGCCTGAGTGGGCACGTGCTCGAAGCCGGACTGGGGCACGTGTCGGAGGTGTTCGCCGGGGACAGCCTGCGGCCCGGCGGGTGCCCGTTCCAGGCGTGGAGCGTGGCGGAACTGCTGCGCGCCCACGTGCTGGTCAGCCACGCCGAGGCGCAGGCCGCGGGCACGCAAAGCCCGGCGTAA
- a CDS encoding DUF805 domain-containing protein, protein MNEYLNVIRNNYANFQGRARRREYWMFTLINTIIVTVLSIPVYGATIGMAMQSDTGADPSAGLTGTTLIFTALMLIYTLAVMVPSIAVTVRRLHDAGFSGWLYLLNFIGLSIVVLVLCVLDSKPGSNKWGPNPKGVTDGTPAPAQNW, encoded by the coding sequence ATGAACGAATACCTGAACGTCATCCGCAACAACTACGCCAACTTCCAGGGCCGCGCCCGCCGCCGCGAATACTGGATGTTCACCCTGATCAACACGATCATCGTGACCGTCCTGAGCATCCCCGTGTACGGCGCGACCATCGGCATGGCCATGCAGTCCGACACGGGCGCCGACCCCAGCGCGGGCCTGACCGGCACCACCCTGATCTTCACCGCTCTCATGCTGATCTACACTCTGGCGGTCATGGTGCCCAGCATCGCCGTCACCGTCCGTCGCCTGCACGACGCGGGCTTCAGCGGCTGGCTGTACCTGCTGAACTTCATCGGCCTGAGCATCGTCGTCCTCGTGCTGTGCGTGCTCGACAGCAAACCCGGCAGCAACAAATGGGGACCCAACCCCAAAGGCGTGACCGACGGCACCCCTGCCCCCGCGCAGAACTGGTAA
- a CDS encoding NUDIX hydrolase produces MTDLALPRGATQVGLAVDVAAFAMHAGELHVLLVQRGELPHARDWALPGGFVHPGEELHEAALRELRTETSVELEPRHLEQFFTFGEINRDPRGRIVSVAHLAVLPHGTISVSGGGHTLGAEWMPAHRTPKLAFDHQAILDRALGRLQLRLEYANLALEFLPDTFTLPELQGVYEAILNRKLDKRNFRKRLLAQGSLTPSGERRSGVGRPAQLYRRAKGTRTPAL; encoded by the coding sequence GTGACCGACCTCGCGCTGCCCAGAGGCGCCACGCAGGTCGGGCTGGCCGTGGACGTCGCCGCGTTCGCCATGCACGCCGGGGAACTGCACGTCCTGCTCGTGCAACGCGGCGAACTGCCCCACGCGCGCGACTGGGCGCTGCCCGGCGGTTTCGTCCACCCCGGCGAGGAACTGCACGAGGCGGCCCTGCGCGAACTGCGCACCGAGACCAGCGTGGAACTCGAACCCCGCCACCTCGAACAGTTCTTCACGTTCGGGGAGATCAACCGCGACCCGCGCGGCCGGATCGTCAGCGTCGCGCACCTCGCGGTGCTGCCGCACGGCACCATCAGCGTCAGCGGCGGCGGGCACACCCTGGGCGCCGAGTGGATGCCCGCCCACCGCACCCCGAAACTGGCCTTCGACCACCAGGCGATCCTGGACCGCGCGCTGGGCCGCCTGCAACTGCGGCTGGAGTACGCGAACCTCGCGCTGGAATTCCTGCCCGACACCTTCACCCTGCCCGAGTTGCAGGGCGTGTACGAGGCGATCCTGAACCGCAAGCTGGACAAGCGGAACTTCCGCAAGCGGCTGCTCGCGCAGGGCAGCCTGACCCCCAGCGGCGAGCGCCGCAGCGGCGTGGGCCGCCCCGCGCAGCTGTACCGCCGCGCCAAGGGCACCCGCACCCCCGCGCTGTAA
- a CDS encoding YbaB/EbfC family nucleoid-associated protein has translation MDMKKLMKQMQQAQMAATKIQEDLAAQSVEGSASGLVTVTMNGHGKVTALKIKPEAVDADDVEALEDLILVALQDASAKADALQQDATRGLGIPGF, from the coding sequence ATGGACATGAAGAAGCTGATGAAGCAGATGCAGCAGGCCCAGATGGCCGCCACGAAGATTCAGGAGGACCTTGCCGCGCAGTCCGTCGAGGGCAGCGCCAGCGGCCTCGTGACCGTTACCATGAACGGCCACGGGAAGGTGACGGCCCTGAAGATCAAGCCCGAGGCGGTGGACGCCGATGACGTCGAGGCGCTGGAGGACTTGATTCTGGTTGCCCTTCAGGACGCCAGCGCGAAGGCGGACGCCCTGCAGCAGGACGCCACGCGCGGCCTGGGCATTCCCGGCTTCTGA